The DNA segment ACCGCTTTGGCCGATTCCACGTCTGCTTTCATCTCCTCCAGGTCTCTTTTGAGTTTGGCTCGGCGGTTCTGGAACCAGGTGATGACTTGAGCATTCGTCAGCCCGAGTTGCTGAGCAATCTGATCCCGATCAGCAGGAGACAGATATTTCTGATAAAGAAACCTTTTCTCCAGTTCATAGATTTGGTGATTGGTAAAGGCTGTTCTCGACTTTCTTCGCTTTTTTGGGGTATTCCTCTGACCAAAGAGTGTCATGCCGTCCCTtcctaaataaacaaacaaaccaaaacatttGCACCAATATTAATAAAACGCAAAATCTATCAAATGCAAGTATCTTAATGAGTGGCAACAAATGTAAGTctgaatttaaaaatatttatatatttatatttagttaGCCTATAAAAACAAAGACTACATTTTGCCTAAAATATTTTCTGAATTtgcaaaatctaaaaataataaacgtgTGTCCCCTCTAATTTATCtttacaggcatttattttaaCCGAACACAAAATTAATTCTACATTTTCATGTGTGCATTCTTTTGAATACATTCACCGACTTCTTTTAATCAAACACAAGCAGAAAGCTAAAATATGCTTATTACGATTTTTCATGAACAGAATCAAAATAACACTTTGTGCACAGAAACAGGCCTTGTTTACCTTCTGCCGCTTGCAGAACGCTGACTTCCAGTCCTTTGAAGGTTTTGCTAGCGAGTTCCTCCAGTGCGCTCAGTGGAGATGTCTGGGTGAGCAGCGACCGAGTGGAAAGAGGATGGCCCGTGGATGAATGTTTATCACCGGAAGAAAGCAGGTGTGCCGTGCCGCATATTGTGTAACTTCGTTTGACAGAAggtttgtttaaaatatcctctaTGCTGAAAGGAGTGAGGGGTTTGTTTGAGTTAGCAGGAGGAGGAAGATGATCCAACGGGCTGCGCCTTCGATCCTCAACCGAGGCGCCTTTTGCGTCGTCTTTGGAGGTCATTGTTTGTCTTTCAGGCTTGTCTAAAAAGATGCTTGAAAAGTGCAGATTTTTCGAATGTGCACAATTCTAAATAGCTCAGCTTttgcaaattaataaaaaaaggcGTATATCCCAAAGTCCGCGAAATTACATGTAGCCGATCAGCAGCATGTTGTCGCTTTTGCCGCAGGGTTGGAGAACTTTaagtctttttaaaaaatgccaAGTCTGCTGTCCTCAGTTCCTGGATAACGGTTTAGCTTCAGTGAGTACCAGCCTGACAACCTCTGATGCTTCAGTGGAAACAGTCAGCCTCAAAAGCAGCCAGAATTGACTATTACTAACAAGTTATTCTTGATAGCAAGACAATCAATTACATCCAGTGgcagttttctctctctctcccctcactttctctctctctttctttctctctccttcttGCTCTTTGACTATGTTGCAGTCCGATGCAGACTTTAGCAGGAAAGGAGCCCCGTTAATTAGAGGGCATGGCCGGGAGGAGGAGCTCAGCCGGATTACAATACTTAACGCTCCCACTCTTTATTACAAATTAATGATTTGTCGATACTTCTGTTCGATCTTATTCAAACATCCGTACCTTCTTATTGAAATATAAGCACAATTCATaatttgaaataaatattttaagttaggTTAAAATGTGAGGATACAACCATCACGAGAAACTACgcaatttgtaaataaaattatttaaaaactgtgTGCTTCAAACATGtatttcaaacaaaatgtaaatatgttttcctagaaaatatatattttgcagcAAGGCAGTATATTACAACTGATAATACTTGTGGGGAgaacaaagtgtgtgtgtgtgtgtgcatgtaagagagagagagggggagtgagagagagagagagagagagagatcgtcCCCTTCAGCTGCACCAAATCTTCTTTgccataattcaaacgcaaaggGCCAGCTCTCTTCAGCAGTAAGATATTTCATCTCTAAAAATCGCCTGCTGTTCATGCTGCATATTTGGCATTATGGGACCTTTTTCGTCGATTTACACAGGACGGGGTAAACTTATTGATAAGCACAAAAATACAACTAAAACGATTTAAAAATTAATTATTACCTCCGTAACACTATATGTAAAGGGGAAATGGTCACTGAAATGTTTAATGCGTATGTATATTGTCTTAAAATTAACGCATTGGCTAGTGCTTTTAatgagtgttttgtttttttgtttttccgtCGTCCACTACTAGAAACAAGGCCTTGGTTAAACTGTCAGAATGAAGTTGAAGCTCACCGCGAGGGACAACGGATAACAGACTTTAATGGCGGATTGAGGCTTTATCTACAGCAGGACAAACAATGCATTTTGTTGGTTAGTAGACTAGCTATGtaaaacgtttgtgtttttcctacccattttttattcatttgttttactCTTGACgtttaattaaaacaaacgTTAAAAcgtgtaatataatataataatataaaaaagattactcttaaattatatttatgcgGGAATAAATACTTCGAATATTTAGGCTATTTAGCTTCTGCGGTAACACAACTATAgccaataataaaatataacagttaCTAATAGTATAACAGCGAAATAAAAACAGCAACTTTGTATACATTCTTCGTCttgcaaaaacaaattaaaagtcctccgaaaataaaaggaaaatgtacCAGTGAAAAAAACATGCAGGTGCTTACGCCTGTGTGACATGATTATTTAATCTTCCCTACAGTGAGCGAAATGCTTGCGTAAGCAGATATGACGCAATGAAATGCCATGGAAGATACCACTGCTGATTGAAGCAAAGAGAAAACTTTAAGATAACATAATTAGAGCATAGAGCTTAATTTACAGTCAATATtaagaaattaattaaaatagtttcacattttaaaattgacGCAAATCATAcgatttactaaaataaattattataaaatataaaaaacatatgaAGGCGCGTTATTAAACGGCTGTGATTTGATATTGTAAGGCTTATGTTAAAacatattaaagaaataaaaagagagagactTTTCACTATAGAGTAGCACTTTCAGTGAAGTATGTTAAATGTAGCCTATGCATTAAAAGACTGTTCATGTCTGAAAGACtaaacaaaaatatgtaatttattttgttagGGTCTGTGAGATTTTTGCATGCAGTGTAATGACCCAGAgagatttgtcattttgttatACTCCAGTGAACGTCTGTCTGGAcagttttatttcacaatttatTCTTTGCTTCCGAGCCTGAGAGCTCCGATTTCACAGGCAATATCGGATCTTTTCTTTAACTTTTATTCACATGACCTTTCTGGGGATTGTAAATTATCTCACACATCTGGTAAGATAGATACAACGTTTTCAAGGGATACTTTCTAAACCAAAAGGCACTTTTTCACGTCTTGATTTAGTATGTAGGAAAATATCACAcgacaaatgttttatttgatacaACTACATTTTCTCCCGTTTCCCCGGCAACGCATTTCCGGCTGACTTCACACATAGCCTAACTTTACCGATAACctcaatattttaaaactaattttAATCATCACATAAGCCCATGTTACATGATTTAGATATTTTACATGAGAAATGCTTTCTTAAGACGTAATTAATTCTGCCTATTTTTCGATCATTTTGCGAGTTTTATTTGTTCATAATTATTTCCAAAATGCCATTTTGCAATCTTGTTAtgataatgtttttaataaaactaaatgacTAAACATCCACACATAAACCGTGTTCTCTACTTATTACTGgtcaaacttaaaaataaaataaaaaccccTCTTGGTTACTTTAGCACATAGGCTATAGGTTAAGATTATTTTCCGTTGCCCCACCACCCAAAAATATCTCAACTTTTCTGACGACCGTAGAGACCAACTGCTGTTTATTGCCAACTGAAAAGTTCAGTACAAGTCGATATAGCAGACATGAAGAAGCCTATGATTGTCACGCTTTGCAGTGTAGTGATCTCACTGGAGTCACTGCAACAGGTTTGAACCTTCGCTCTTCTCAGGCTCGCCTAACATATACCTCATAATAAGATCATATAGTCTATCCCACGGTTGGCACACCCCAACCTGTGCACTCTCACTCAAAATGAGCCAATCTCTCTCTGAACGAGTTGTGTAGGCTATTGCAACTCACAAAAGTTTATTTtgtcacaaaaaaataagacagAGATGTGAACCAGCACGCTACAAAAGGGATTTAAAACGACCTCATGTCACATCGAATTagatttttgttttgcgtgCAACCAAAAGAGCTAAGTGGTCTtgctatacagtataatacaacGAGTTTACGCGTTCATTCGTTTTTTTTCTACCAGATAAACTATACCGTTCATGAGAAAAGTTGGAGTGTAACTATACCATTACACTTAAAATCTCATATTAAATCATACCACATTAAATCAAATAGGCTATTGGGTTGGTTATTCTAGTTTTCAATTTGTGAAATTTAATATGATACGCCAACTTTTCTCTTAACCTTAACAATAGCTTAGAGAGAAAACAATTTAGCAGGGTAGAACCTATTTGTAAatagtaatattattattaataatattaacaacTATACCACCTTAAAAATTCTGTATAGCATGCTAATTTAGAGCAGAGACAACTGTAAAATATTAACCATTTGCAGGTTGATAGTTCAATCTCTATGCGCTCTAAAAACGCCATTAGACCAATTTAGCAAAGACATCTGACCAACACAGAGCAAAATGTTTAGGAAAAGGATCATTATTTGTGCAATCTCGTTTGGACATTGCAATGGCACAGACACAGGTCATGCCAAAACTCGCCAGGAATCTTGAAATAAGATAAACATAACAGAATTCATGACTGCAACAACATGCAGTTTCATAATATCGAATGATGCTGCATGTGCTACCAATCCTGCTAACCAGCCTCTGTACTATTATTATCACTCATACTATTATTATCAACAGTAGTTTGGATTGCCGCCCAACATTGGTGGATTAACATTTGGCGAACACAACACTAACACTATCTTGTCCTTctatataaatgaaaatgaaaagaaagagaagTCAAGTGACACAAGGTCAGTCTAATGCGACTAGGATATTTTTCAGTTGCTTCTAGTTCCTATCTGATACTATTGTGTATGTTATGTCCCTCTTCAGAGCAGTTCTTttcaaaagcacaaaaaaaatccagaaaaaaCGTAACCAGAACCAATGCTTATCCCTCCTATCTGTGTTTGGGGCATGTCTTCAAATCCAGTAAAATCCAGAATTTTTCTTTATGAAGTCCATATCATATTCATCATACTCAAAACACCATAAATGCTCTGTTTTCCTCAATGTTTTGTGGGACAATATTGAGTAATGTAACATTAGACACTAAACTCCGGGACGAGATGCTCTATGGGCCACAATGGCTGGAGCGAAAATAATTCTGGGTGTTTAATCTACAGGGCTACAGCACAGCATTCAGCCCTGAACATCAATTAGGTGAGTAATAGATGTGGACTTGGCACAAGATTTGGGTGACACCAGAGTTGGACTTACAGAAAAACCAGTGTAGAGTCAAGAGCTGTGTGAGGTCCATGGAAGGAGGATGCATGCTTCCTCTAAAAGTGGCGTGGAGGGTAGAGTAATATTTCAGTCTAATTGCAGGTCTGGGCTTGGCTGCTCTGTTAAGAGAAAATGAGTTAGGATAAAGTGTAAAGTCATGCTTAAATGGACCCATCATTACTTAAATGGTTAAAACGGAGAAGGAACTTTCGGCTTTGTGGAAACAACCGCATTACCGGAATAAAACTGTTCGTGAAAAGCTGTTTCAGACATGATATTTGCTTCAAAGATAGAACTCTGAATTACCACTGCTTATCATCTTTGAAAATAACATGACATACTTCAAGGCATTAAAAACTTTTGACATGTGGATGTGTGAAGACAATAATCATGCAGCTATGAAGACCATCTGGAGAACAAAGCAGAAGCTGTAAGAAACTGGCAAAACTGAAAAATCAGAAAGTTGATTGAAAGTTGAGTCTCAAAAACAATGATGCAATCTTTTAGACATTTGTCAGGGCTTAACTAAATATGTAACTGTCCCTAGCTTGTTTTTGGGGGTGTTTATAGaaacataaaacacagcactgtaagaaaataacaataaatattttcattttttttacagattttccacatataatgtacaaaaactgaaaatcttacagaattttactgtttttgtttttttttacagatttttcatgtatttttgtaaTACAGTCAAAATTTACAaggaaaacatgcattttattttaaaaactgctATTTTACGGTTTATGGCGCAcactgccagaaaatttcagtGTTTctattggattttttttacagtgcactgaATACAAATTCCATCACATCTTAACAGAGGGTTTcagcagaaacaacacaaacaaacatt comes from the Triplophysa rosa linkage group LG9, Trosa_1v2, whole genome shotgun sequence genome and includes:
- the lbx1a gene encoding transcription factor LBX1a; the protein is MTSKDDAKGASVEDRRRSPLDHLPPPANSNKPLTPFSIEDILNKPSVKRSYTICGTAHLLSSGDKHSSTGHPLSTRSLLTQTSPLSALEELASKTFKGLEVSVLQAAEGRDGMTLFGQRNTPKKRRKSRTAFTNHQIYELEKRFLYQKYLSPADRDQIAQQLGLTNAQVITWFQNRRAKLKRDLEEMKADVESAKAVGNVPYEKMAKLADLEKCVAGTLGDSAKSQSLANLEREGTNKLHMSPSSPFTDHTTSKECSEDEDEEIDVDD